In a single window of the Jaculus jaculus isolate mJacJac1 chromosome 9, mJacJac1.mat.Y.cur, whole genome shotgun sequence genome:
- the Gprc5c gene encoding G-protein coupled receptor family C group 5 member C, with protein sequence MASHKALLMRMGLPVFFFPGAWAQNHAPPGCSPDLDPLYYNLCDRTGAWGIVLEAVAGAGVITSFALTIILVASLPFVQDTKKRSLLGTQVFFLLGTLGLFCLVFACVVKPDFSTCASRRFLFGVLFAICFSCLVAHVFALNFLSRKNHGPRGWVIFTVAVLLTLVEVIINTEWLIITLLRGGGQAGALGNGSAGWTVTSPCAIANMDFVMALIYVMLLLLGAFLGAWPTLCGRFKRWRKHGVFVLLTTATSIAIWVAWIVMYTYGNRQRHSPTWDDPTLAIALAANAWAFVLFYVIPEVSHVTKPSPEQSYQGDMYPTRGVGYETILKEQTGQSMFVENKAFSMDEPASAKRPVSPYSGYNGQLMTSMYQPTEMTLMHKGPSEGAYDVILPRATANSQVMGSANSTLRAEDMYVAQSHQAATTPRDGKNSQAQSPQNKMRW encoded by the exons ATGGCTTCCCACAAAGCTTTGCTGATGCGTATGGGACTGCCTGTCTTCTTCTTCCCGGGGGCCTGGGCCCAGAACCATGCCCCGCCTGGCTGCAGCCCAGACCTGGACCCCCTGTACTACAACCTGTGTGACCGCACTGGGGCTTGGGGCATCGTCCTGGAGGCTGTGGCCGGGGCGGGCGTCATCACCTCATTCGCACTCACCATCATCCTCGTGGCCAGCCTCCCCTTCGTGCAGGACACCAAGAAGCGGAGCCTCCTGGGGACCCAAGTGTTCTTCCTGCTGGGCACCCTGGGCCTCTTCTGCCTGGTGTTTGCCTGCGTGGTGAAGCCGGACTTCTCGACCTGCGCCTCTCGGCGCTTCCTCTTCGGGGTCCTCTTTGCCATTTGCTTCTCTTGTCTGGTGGCCCACGTCTTTGCCCTCAACTTCCTCTCCCGGAAGAACCACGGGCCCCGGGGCTGGGTGATCTTCACGGTGGCTGTGCTGCTAACCCTCGTGGAGGTCATCATCAACACGGAGTGGCTGATTATCACCCTGCTACGGGGAGGTGGCCAAGCCGGCGCTCTGGGCAATGGCAGCGCTGGCTGGACTGTGACCTCACCCTGCGCCATCGCCAACATGGATTTTGTCATGGCCCTCATCTACGTGATGTTACTGTTGCTGGGCGCCTTCCTGGGCGCCTGGCCCACGCTGTGCGGCCGCTTTAAGCGCTGGCGGAAACACGGGGTGTTTGTATTGCTCACCACGGCCACCTCCATCGCCATCTGGGTGGCGTGGATTGTCATGTATACCTACGGCAATAGGCAGCGACACAGCCCCACCTGGGACGACCCCACGCTGGCCATCGCCCTTGCTGCCAACGCCTGGGCTTTTGTCCTCTTCTATGTCATCCCCGAGGTCTCCCATGTGACGAAGCCCAGCCCAGAGCAGAGCTACCAGGGGGACATGTACCCTACCCGGGGCGTGGGCTATGAAACCATCCTGAAAGAGCAGACGGGCCAGAGCATGTTCGTGGAGAACAAGGCGTTTTCCATGGATGAACCAGCCTCGG ctaaGAGACCTGTGTCGCCTTACAGTGGGTACAATGGGCAGCTGATGACCAGTATGTACCAGCCCACAGAGATGACCTTAATGCATAAAGGACCG TCTGAAGGCGCTTACGACGTCATCCTCCCACGGGCCACCGCCAACAGCCAGGTGATGGGCAGTGCCAACTCGACCCTACGAGCCGAAGATATGTATGTGGCCCAGAGCCACCAGGCAGCCACAACGCCGAGAGATGGCAAGAACTCTCAG GCTCAGTCCCcgcaaaataaaatgagatggtAA